The following proteins come from a genomic window of Brachionichthys hirsutus isolate HB-005 chromosome 20, CSIRO-AGI_Bhir_v1, whole genome shotgun sequence:
- the pou3f2a gene encoding POU domain, class 3, transcription factor 2a encodes MSGVLSGVTTSVNRCWPIKSGARRTTGARLCVPLAQRPGDAGERRRAAPWRKRVPVKGSLLLTPAITPAPIVMATATSNHYSVLATPGSAPPPHSESGSMQQAAAYRDAHTLLQNDYSALPGGGHPLSHAHQWITALSHGDGGAPWPSSPLGEQDVKPVLRDSEREELQNSSSLQQQQQQQRHPHLAHQQAHHDTRAWRTSTAATHIPGMAASEGQSLVYSQSGFGLMPGGEQGGMHHHPLRDEDHHSHSPHLSEHGSGPGAHQQSLSHHQQQHGGHGGHQDQSDEDTPTSDELEQFAKQFKQRRIKLGFTQADVGLALGTLYGNVFSQTTICRFEALQLSFKNMCKLKPLLNKWLEEADSTSGSPTSLDKIAAQGRKRKKRTSIEVGVKGALESHFLKCPKPGGAEINSLADSLQLEKEVVRVWFCNRRQKEKRMTPAGGQMPGGEDMYGDSPPHHGGQTPVQ; translated from the coding sequence ATGAGCGGGGTGCTGTCAGGGGTAACCACATCTGTCAACCGTTGTTGGCCAATAAAGAGCGGAGCGAGGCGGACCACAGGTGCGCGCCTCTGCGTCCCCTTGGCACAGCGCCCGGGAGATGCTGGAGAGAGACGCCGAGCTGCCCCGTGGCGCAAAAGAGTTCCTGTCAAAGGGAGCCTCCTTTTAACTCCAGCTATCACTCCGGCTCCGATAGTGATGGCGACCGCGACGTCCAACCACTACAGCGTCCTCGCGACCCCCGGCagcgcgccgccgccgcactCGGAGTCCGGGAGCATGCAGCAGGCGGCCGCGTACAGGGACGCGCACACCCTGCTCCAGAACGACTACAGCGCGTTACCGGGCGGGGGACATCCGCTCAGCCACGCGCACCAGTGGATCACAGCGCTGTCTCACGGTGACGGCGGAGCGCCGTGGCCATCGAGTCCCCTCGGAGAGCAGGACGTGAAGCCCGTCCTGCGCGACAGTGAgcgagaggagctgcagaactccagcagtctgcagcagcagcagcagcaacagcgacACCCTCACCTCGCGCACCAGCAGGCGCATCACGACACCAGAGCATGGCGCACCAGCACGGCCGCCACGCACATCCCGGGCATGGCGGCGTCTGAGGGCCAGAGCCTTGTGTACTCCCAGTCCGGCTTCGGGCTCATGCCGGGGGGAGAGCAGGGCGGGATGCACCATCACCCCCTCCGGGACGAGGACCACCACAGCCACAGCCCGCACCTCAGCGAGCACGGCAGCGGCCCCGGAGCGCACCAGCAGTCCCTCtcacaccaccagcagcagcacggggGCCACGGGGGCCACCAGGACCAGTCGGACGAGGACACGCCGACCTCGGATGAGTTGGAGCAGTTCGCCAAGCAGTTCAAGCAGCGGCGCATCAAGCTGGGCTTTACGCAGGCGGACGTGGGGCTGGCTCTCGGCACGCTGTACGGAAACGTCTTTTCGCAGACCACCATTTGTAGGTTCGAGGCGCTCCAGCTCAGCTTCAAGAACATGTGTAAACTCAAGCCCCTCCTGAACAAGTGGCTGGAGGAGGCGGACTCCACGTCGGGGAGCCCCACCAGCCTGGATAAGATCGCGGCGCagggaaggaaaaggaaaaagaggacCTCCATTGAGGTGGGCGTTAAGGGGGCTCTGGAGAGCCATTTTCTCAAATGTCCCAAACCGGGAGGAGCGGAGATCAACTCCCTGGCGGACAgcctgcagctggagaaggaggtggtgCGGGTTTGGTTCTGTAACAggaggcagaaggagaagaggatgaCACCCGCTGGGGGACAGATGCCAGGAGGAGAGGACATGTACGGGGACAGCCCTCCTCACCACGGAGGACAAACTCCTgtgcagtga
- the faxca gene encoding failed axon connections homolog has product MYWRVGLAWTRWPVVDLGRNQNQSVSSGLLGSDELLSFYGSIVAFPLRDHGGMMSALGSDSWWRKTLYLTGGALLAAAAYLLHELLAIRKEEELDSKDAVILHQFSRPKTGAPSLSPFCLKLETYLRMVDLPYQNYFDGTLSPQGKMPWIEYNQEQVCGAEFIIDFLEERLGVSLNKSLTAQERAVSRAVTKMVEEHFYWTIAYCQWVDNLEETQKMLSVSGPLSDLLKWILSHLTGGIVKREMYGHGIGRFSKEEVYALMEKDMRTLATLLGDKKYLMGSTLSTVDATVFSHLAPAMWTLPGTRPEQLIKGELINLAMYCERIRRRFWPEWFVDLEDFCYDDTTESGDSACKLPDLGLYSRSGTSQEKTPTPPSHAHAPRDLPSPDSDPTGHSLYDSDMDTECSEIDQLKC; this is encoded by the exons ATGTACTGGCGCGTCGGGCTCGCCTGGACGCGGTGGCCTGTGGTTGATCTGggccggaaccagaaccagagcgtCTCCTCTGGCCTGCTGGGCTCGGACGAGCTGCTCTCGTTTTATGGCTCCATCGTTGCCTTCCCGCTGCGGGACCACGGCGGGATGATGTCCGCGCTGGGCTCGGACTCGTGGTGGCGGAAAACGCTCTATTTGACCGGGGGCGCGCTGCTCGCCGCCGCTGCTTATTTGCTGCACGAACTGCTGGCCATCAG aaaggaggaagagctggACTCGAAAGACGCCGTCATACTTCACCAGTTCTCCAGGCCCAAAACCGGCGCCCCGTCCCTGTCGCCTTTCTGCCTTAAGTTGGAGACCTACCTCCGTATGGTTGACCTGCCCTACCAG AACTACTTCGATGGGACGCTCTCCCCCCAGGGAAAGATGCCGTGGATCGAATACAACCAGGAGCAGGTGTGCGGAGCAGAATTCATCATCGACTTCCTGGAGGAGAGGCTGGGCGTGAGCCTCAACAAAAGCCTGACGGCACAGGAGCGGGCCGTGTCTCGTGCCGTCACCAAGATGGTGGAGGAACATTTCTACTG GACCATAGCTTACTGTCAGTGGGTGgacaacctggaggagacccAGAAGATGCTGTCGGTGAGCGGACCGCTGAGCGACCTGCTCAAGTGGATCCTGAGTCACCTGACCGGCGGGATCGTCAAGAGGGAGATGTACGGCCACGGGATCGGCCGCTTCTCCAAGGAGGAGGTTTACGCCCTGATGGAGAAAGACATGCGCACGCTGGCCACTCTGCTCG GCGATAAGAAGTATCTGATGGGCTCCACGCTGTCCACCGTGGACGCCACAGTGTTCAGCCACCTAGCTCCTGCTATGTGGACGCTACCGGGAACTCGGCCAGAGCAGCTTATCAAGG GTGAGCTCATCAACCTGGCGATGTACTGCGAGCGCATTCGCCGGCGCTTCTGGCCCGAGTGGTTCGTGGATCTGGAGGATTTCTGCTACGACGACACGACAGAGAGCGGCGACTCCGCCTGCAAACTCCCGGATCTGGGCCTCTACTCCCGCTCGGGTACCTCCCAGGAAAAAACCCCGACACCTCCCTCACACGCGCACGCCCCGCGTGACCTCCCATCGCCCGACAGCGACCCTACAGGCCACTCTCTCTATGACTCTGACATGGACACAGAGTGCTCTGAAATAGACCAGCTGAAGTGTTGA
- the ccnc gene encoding cyclin-C — MAGNFWQSSHYLQWVLDKQDLMKERQKDLKFISEEEYWKLQIFFANVIQALGEHLKLRQQVIATATVYFKRFYARYSLKSIDPVLMAPTCVFLASKVEEFGVVSNTRLISAATSVLKTRFSYAFPKEFPYRMNHILECEFYLLELMDCCLIVYHPYRPLLQYVQDMGQEDMLLPLAWRIVNDTYRTDLCLLYPPFMIALACLHVACVVQQKDARQWFAELSVDMDKILEIIRVILKLYDQWKNFDDRKEIAAVLNKMPKPKPPPNSEGDQSSNGNQSNSYSQS; from the exons ATGGCGGGGAACTTTTGGCAAAGTTCTCACTA TCTGCAGTGGGTTCTGGACAAGCAGGACCTGATGAAGGAGCGCCAGAAGGATCTGAAATTCATTTCAGAAGAGGAATACTGGAAACTGCAGATTTTCTTTGCCAATG TGATCCAGGCTTTGGGGGAACACTTGAAGCTGCGGCAGCAGGTCATTGCTACGGCAACTGTCTACTTCAAACGCTTCTATGCCAG ATATTCCCTGAAAAGTATAGATCCAGTTCTCATGGCTCCCACCTGCGTGTTCTTGGCTTCAAAAGTTGAG GAGTTCGGAGTTGTGTCAAATACTCGGCTGATTTCTGCAGCCACGTCTGTTT tgaaAACCAGGTTTTCCTATGCCTTTCCGAAGGAGTTCCCTTACAGGATGAATCAT ATATTAGAGTGTGAGTTCTACCTTCTGGAGTTAATG GACTGCTGCCTGATCGTGTACCATCCCTACAGACCGCTTCTGCAGTACGTGCAGGAtatgggacaggaggacatgctgctgcctcTGGCCTG GCGAATAGTGAACGACACGTACAGGACGGATCTGTGTCTGCTCTACCCTCCCTTCATGATCGCCTTGG CCTGTCTGCATGTTGCCTGCGTGGTGCAGCAGAAAGACGCCAGGCAGTGGTTTGCAGAACTTTCCGTTGATATGGACAAA ATCCTGGAGATCATCCGCGTCATCCTGAAGCTTTACGACCAGTGGAAGAACTTTGACGACAGAAAGGAGATCGCTGCTGTCCTGAACAAGATGCCTAAACCCAAACCTCCGCCTAACAG CGAGGGTGACCAGAGCTCCAACGGAAACCAAAGCAACTCCTACAGCCAGTCTTAG
- the ngs gene encoding notochord granular surface isoform X2 produces MSRSPERMSSYRRHFEGTFAEPSAYQLRVSSPSPTRRETRYRSASFTRSGGTMGRRAISSQAGIAGMGVGALCFGLPMGLGPELDLDAAAAENHAFITTRTNERQEMVALNDRLAAYIEKVRTLESKNKLLEAEIEALKSRHVRPSGLRQLYESQLRDLNRVAEQMRIQRDISVAAKDAMLGQLDVLKAKYDEAVDARKKAEQDLETLRPDVDRATSARIALEKHLEHLEAELAFLQRVHKEEIEELMQRIYTVTAKVDLAFGLPDLSTALKQIQSQYDSIAAKNLQEMDSWYKTKFQDLTNASSKHVQSVRSVRDEITGYKKDVASKERELDVLKTRNEYLETQIREKVEKYKKKEDDLEDRIEAIRLDLKVTKEKIALLLREYQDLLNVKMALEIEITTYRKLIEGEDSRLSTMVTNLSLTGGQRLTSSIGMRADSGSVFVSSGPVVTSRTEASSADSAGGGAGRVKVETASSDTQTDLEAQATELSERKTVLIS; encoded by the exons ATGAGTCGTAGTCCAGAGAGGATGTCCTCGTACCGCCGGCATTTCGAGGGCACCTTCGCCGAGCCTTCTGCCTATCAGCTCCGGGTGTCCAGTCCCTCCCCGACCCGCAGGGAGACCCGTTACCGTTCGGCCAGCTTCACCCGCAGCGGCGGGACGATGGGGCGCAGGGCCATCTCCAGCCAGGCTGGCATCGCTGG CATGGGTGTGGGGGCGTTGTGCTTCGGTTTGCCCATGGGACTGGGTCCAGAACTGGACCTGGATGCGGCTGCAGCAGAGAACCACGCCTTTATAACGACTAGAACCAATGAGAGGCAGGAGATGGTTGCCCTCAACGACCGCCTGGCAGCCTACATTGAAAAG GTGCGAACCTTGGAGTCGAAAAACAAGCTGCTGGAAGCTGAGATCGAGGCCTTGAAGAGCCGCCACGTCCGACCATCAGGTCTCAGGCAACTGTACGAGTCTCAGCTGAGGGATCTCAACAGGGTCGCTGAACAAATGAGAATCCAGAGG GACATATCAGTGGCAGCCAAAGACGCCATGTTGGGCCAGCTAGACGTGCTGAAGGCCAAATACGATGAAGCTGTGGATGCCAGAAAGAAGGCGGAACAGGACCTAGAGACTCTCCGTCCG GACGTCGACAGGGCAACCTCGGCACGGATCGCACTGGAGAAACACCTGGAACATCTGGAGGCCGAGCTGGCCTTCCTGCAGCGAGTTCACAAGGAG GAAATTGAGGAGCTGATGCAGCGGATCTACACAGTGACCGCTAAGGTGGACCTCGCCTTCGGCCTCCCGGACCTCTCCACCGCTCTCAAACAGATTCAGTCTCAATATGACAGCATCGCTGCCAAAAACCTGCAG GAGATGGACTCTTGGTACAAGACAAAGTTTCAGGATCTGACCAACGCCTCCAGCAAACATGTACAAAGTGTTCGAAGCGTTCGAGATGAAATAACCGGCTATAAGAAGGAC GTTGCCAGCAAGGAGCGTGAATTGGACGTGCTGAAGACGAGGAACGAGTATTTGGAGACTCAGATTCGTGAAAAAGTGgaaaaatacaagaaaaaagaagacGACTTGGAG GATCGCATCGAGGCAATTAGGCTGGATCTGAAGGTAACCAAGGAAAAGATTGCTCTGCTGCTGCGGGAATACCAGGACTTGTTAAATGTAAAGATGGCTCTAGAGATAGAGATCACCACCTACAG GAAGCTGATCGAGGGGGAGGACAGCCGCCTGAGCACCATGGTAACCAACCTATCCCTAACCGGAGGCCAGCGCCTCACCTCCAGCATCGGAATGCGAGCAGACTCGGGATCAGTCTTTGTTAGCTCTGGTCCCGTAGTCACTTCGAGGACGGAGGCGTCCTCTGCGGACTCAGCCGGCGGCGGAGCCGGCAGGGTGAAAGTGGAGACGGCCTCGTCGGACACCCAGACCGATCTAGAGGCTCAGGCAACGGAGCTGTCTGAGAGGAAGACTGTTCTCATCAG TTAA
- the ngs gene encoding notochord granular surface isoform X1: MSRSPERMSSYRRHFEGTFAEPSAYQLRVSSPSPTRRETRYRSASFTRSGGTMGRRAISSQAGIAGMGVGALCFGLPMGLGPELDLDAAAAENHAFITTRTNERQEMVALNDRLAAYIEKVRTLESKNKLLEAEIEALKSRHVRPSGLRQLYESQLRDLNRVAEQMRIQRDISVAAKDAMLGQLDVLKAKYDEAVDARKKAEQDLETLRPDVDRATSARIALEKHLEHLEAELAFLQRVHKEEIEELMQRIYTVTAKVDLAFGLPDLSTALKQIQSQYDSIAAKNLQEMDSWYKTKFQDLTNASSKHVQSVRSVRDEITGYKKDVASKERELDVLKTRNEYLETQIREKVEKYKKKEDDLEDRIEAIRLDLKVTKEKIALLLREYQDLLNVKMALEIEITTYRKLIEGEDSRLSTMVTNLSLTGGQRLTSSIGMRADSGSVFVSSGPVVTSRTEASSADSAGGGAGRVKVETASSDTQTDLEAQATELSERKTVLIRTVKTDEDTYESDTRERTITISGAADDSGEE, encoded by the exons ATGAGTCGTAGTCCAGAGAGGATGTCCTCGTACCGCCGGCATTTCGAGGGCACCTTCGCCGAGCCTTCTGCCTATCAGCTCCGGGTGTCCAGTCCCTCCCCGACCCGCAGGGAGACCCGTTACCGTTCGGCCAGCTTCACCCGCAGCGGCGGGACGATGGGGCGCAGGGCCATCTCCAGCCAGGCTGGCATCGCTGG CATGGGTGTGGGGGCGTTGTGCTTCGGTTTGCCCATGGGACTGGGTCCAGAACTGGACCTGGATGCGGCTGCAGCAGAGAACCACGCCTTTATAACGACTAGAACCAATGAGAGGCAGGAGATGGTTGCCCTCAACGACCGCCTGGCAGCCTACATTGAAAAG GTGCGAACCTTGGAGTCGAAAAACAAGCTGCTGGAAGCTGAGATCGAGGCCTTGAAGAGCCGCCACGTCCGACCATCAGGTCTCAGGCAACTGTACGAGTCTCAGCTGAGGGATCTCAACAGGGTCGCTGAACAAATGAGAATCCAGAGG GACATATCAGTGGCAGCCAAAGACGCCATGTTGGGCCAGCTAGACGTGCTGAAGGCCAAATACGATGAAGCTGTGGATGCCAGAAAGAAGGCGGAACAGGACCTAGAGACTCTCCGTCCG GACGTCGACAGGGCAACCTCGGCACGGATCGCACTGGAGAAACACCTGGAACATCTGGAGGCCGAGCTGGCCTTCCTGCAGCGAGTTCACAAGGAG GAAATTGAGGAGCTGATGCAGCGGATCTACACAGTGACCGCTAAGGTGGACCTCGCCTTCGGCCTCCCGGACCTCTCCACCGCTCTCAAACAGATTCAGTCTCAATATGACAGCATCGCTGCCAAAAACCTGCAG GAGATGGACTCTTGGTACAAGACAAAGTTTCAGGATCTGACCAACGCCTCCAGCAAACATGTACAAAGTGTTCGAAGCGTTCGAGATGAAATAACCGGCTATAAGAAGGAC GTTGCCAGCAAGGAGCGTGAATTGGACGTGCTGAAGACGAGGAACGAGTATTTGGAGACTCAGATTCGTGAAAAAGTGgaaaaatacaagaaaaaagaagacGACTTGGAG GATCGCATCGAGGCAATTAGGCTGGATCTGAAGGTAACCAAGGAAAAGATTGCTCTGCTGCTGCGGGAATACCAGGACTTGTTAAATGTAAAGATGGCTCTAGAGATAGAGATCACCACCTACAG GAAGCTGATCGAGGGGGAGGACAGCCGCCTGAGCACCATGGTAACCAACCTATCCCTAACCGGAGGCCAGCGCCTCACCTCCAGCATCGGAATGCGAGCAGACTCGGGATCAGTCTTTGTTAGCTCTGGTCCCGTAGTCACTTCGAGGACGGAGGCGTCCTCTGCGGACTCAGCCGGCGGCGGAGCCGGCAGGGTGAAAGTGGAGACGGCCTCGTCGGACACCCAGACCGATCTAGAGGCTCAGGCAACGGAGCTGTCTGAGAGGAAGACTGTTCTCATCAG AACAGTTAAGACAGACGAGGACACTTATGAAAGTGACACACGGGAACGCACCATCACTATTTCTGGAGCGGCCGATGATTCAGGTGAAGAATAG